A single region of the Drosophila takahashii strain IR98-3 E-12201 chromosome 2R, DtakHiC1v2, whole genome shotgun sequence genome encodes:
- the LOC108061503 gene encoding uncharacterized protein, translating into MFLSQHIAVLLLWLCFVILSVHGNPWRWGPASNTGPIGGPAWNGGDESTDNIVIHSKGNSKWRY; encoded by the exons ATGTTCCTCAGTCAGCATATCGCGGTGCTTTTGCTCTGGCTTTGCTTCGTCATTCTCAGCG TGCATGGCAATCCGTGGCGCTGGGGACCTGCCTCAAATACTGGACCCATCGGTGGACCCGCCTGGAATGGAGGCGATGAATCCACCGATAATATAGTCATACATTCGAAGGGAAACAGCAAGTGGCGTTACTGA